The DNA window TCGAGGATTCGTGGGCGACGATGCCGGGCGCGCAGTAGCGCACCGATTCCCACACGTTGATGCGCGGCATCCGTTGGCGGTTCACGGAATCGACGAACTCATGGACGAGGTAGGCGTGCGAGCCGCCATGGCCGCCCAGATCGCGGGCGACCGGCTCCGGCAGCGGCTCGAAGTGCTGCGGCGGATCGACGCGCTCGACGGTCGTCGTCGTCGCCCAGACCATGCCCGCGAGGTTCTCCTCGTAGGAGCCCTTCGTCCCGTAGATGCCGCTGACGCGCTCGCTGCCGGGATGCCCGACGCGCCGGAACTCGCAGATGCGCGCCGATGCCCTGTTGCTCATCTCGAAGAGCCCGACTTCGTTCGAGAAGGTGTTCCTGTAGATCGTGTCCTCGCGGAACCAGTCGTCGCCAGGGAGAGTGAACCCGCGCGCCGACACGGAGACCATGTGCGCCCGCATCACGGAGATAATGAAGCTGGTCGAGTGAGTCGGGTAGTGCATCGGGACGCCGCCTGCCTTGTCCTCGCTCCACTGATCGCCCCAACGCTTGCGGCAGATGTCGTAGAGCCCGTGAGACATGTCGTGGAAGTACTCCGCCTCGCCGTAGATGAACTCTCCGAAGGCTCCTTCGGCGGCCTTCTTGCGGCAGAACGCGGCGGTGGGGCGGAAGTAGCTCGTCTCGCCGTTCATGTAGATCATGCCGGTGCGCTCGACCGCGCGGACGAGGGCGTCGCATTCGTCGAGCGTGTTCGCGGCGGGGACGGCCGTGTAGGCGTGCTTGCCGGCGTTCATCGCCTGGATCGCCTGCCCAGCGTGGAGCCACGGCTGCGTGATGATGACGAGCGCATCGAGGTCGCTCTTGCAGATGTCGTCGAGGCTGGCGTAGGTCTCGGAGATGCCGTGCTTCTGCGCCTGGGCGGCGAGGACGTCCGCGCGCAGGTCGCAGAGCGCCAGACGTTCGACGTCCGGATGGATCTTGTAGTGGTGAATCCACGACGCGCCGAACATGCCCAATCCGACGATGCCGACTCCGATGCCCATGTCCTGTCTCCTGAAACGCTGTTACTGGAACCACACGCCGACTGGCGTTGCCGTGGTGAGCGCGGTGTTCGCGCGGATCCTTCCTGCGTTGAACTTACGACAAATGAGCCGATGTCGCCTATCGCCAATGCCGTCCAGGCTTCACGGCTAGCTTCGACGCAGGAGCCGATTGGAGAAGACGCTCAACAGCAATCCGAGCATCAGGTAGCCGCTCAGAACCTCTGAAATCACCCAGACCTGACCAGCCGTATTCAGCGGCACGATGTCTCCAAAGCCGAGCGTTGTGAACGTCACAACACTGAAATAGTAGGGCGTCAAGCATCCACCGTCGGAACCTGTTGCCGCTTTGAGGCTGACCACCGGATCAAGGCGCAGCGGAGCCAGCAACCAGTCGCTCTGTGGGCTGTATGCCCATCCACATCCGAGCAGGATCGTCAGCGAGAGGATGACCCATCGCCAGGTGCTCCGACCGTAATCGCACGTCCAACGCCAGGCTCGTCCCCAGATTCGGTGGCTCTCGCAGAACGAACAGACGAACTGCTGATCGGCGACGTACCGCCTGAATATAGGATTTGACTGTCCATCAATGTTCTGGGTGTCGAGGACGAATCGAGTTCCCAACCCCGGAAGGCCGCTTGGATACCGCGAGTAAGGCCGCAGTCGCCTCGCGAGCCATCGCGGTTCGTATGTCACCGTCACACGCAGATTGCCGCTGGGTTTGCCGCGCCACACGAGGTCACGCAACTTCCAGTAGACCGCTGCCAGTCGCTTTCGAAACCAGCCAATCGCAACCGACCGAATGCCCGAGACCTTCTGCCGCCATAGAAGGTGGCGCAGGTGATAGATCCACCATTGTCGCAGTGTGTCGGGCCAGTACTTGACGCCGGCGCAGTCGGCGGGATGGCGAAAGCGAGTCAGCGCGAAGTTCGCAACGCCATCACGTTCGTCCTGGGCTCCACAACGTCCGGGCAGTTGACCAGCGAACGTCGCGCGCCGAAACGAGACGTCTTCATCAAACCTTACCCATGTCCAATGCGCCGTGCCACCGAAAACTGTTCCGTCAAAGCGTGCCTTGCCGAGGAACAGCCCCTTCTGGAAGGTCGTCCCCGCATGGAACACGGAGCGGCCAAACGAAACGTCCTTCCTGAACTCCGCAGCGGCGAAACTGGCATAATTCTCGAACGTGACGCGCTCCATCGACACGGGCTCTGCAAACACTGCCTTCTCGAACTCGGTTCGTCGCTCAAAAAGGCAGTCCTCTAGGTGTACCTGCTGGGAGATGAGGTACGCGCCATCTGCATCTGGTGAGATACCCGAGCATTGAATATCAATGTCTTCAGTCACAGCGCAGTTGGACAGCGTCTGGCCGTTACGGATTGCGGCCCAGAATTCTCCCGCGGTCAGTTGGGTTCGGGAAGTCATAGGTTGACGCCTCCACCAGTAACCGTAGAGACGACTACAGTTGTCAGCAATCCCGCGCGGCGGGCCGCGAGTCTTGCGCCACAAGAAGCACCCTTTTCCACAGATCAGGTCTCGCCAAGAGTGAGTGTCCTCGCCCCATCATCCACCTGGCACACGTAGCAATCCGGCGTCAGTCCGGTACGTCGCGGATGCTCCGCGGCGATGGCAGCCTGAAGCGGCTCCACGGCGGATTCCTGAACCAGCGCGACCGTGCACCCGCCGAATCCCGCTCCCGTCATCCGCGCGCCGTAGACCCCCGGCACGTCCATCGCGATCTCCACGAGCGCATCCAGCTCCGGGCAGCTCACCTCGTAGCCGTCGCGCAAGCCCTCGTGCGACGCGAGCATCAGCCGCCCGACCTCGTCCAGATCGCCGCTCTGGAACGCGGCGACGGCCGCTTCGACGCGCCCGTTCTCCTCAATGACGTAGCCGCATCGCTGAGCGGTGAGCTCCGGCAGCTCGTCGCGGTGGAGGGCGAACACGTCGGCGGGGATGTCGC is part of the Candidatus Poribacteria bacterium genome and encodes:
- a CDS encoding Gfo/Idh/MocA family oxidoreductase, with amino-acid sequence MGIGVGIVGLGMFGASWIHHYKIHPDVERLALCDLRADVLAAQAQKHGISETYASLDDICKSDLDALVIITQPWLHAGQAIQAMNAGKHAYTAVPAANTLDECDALVRAVERTGMIYMNGETSYFRPTAAFCRKKAAEGAFGEFIYGEAEYFHDMSHGLYDICRKRWGDQWSEDKAGGVPMHYPTHSTSFIISVMRAHMVSVSARGFTLPGDDWFREDTIYRNTFSNEVGLFEMSNRASARICEFRRVGHPGSERVSGIYGTKGSYEENLAGMVWATTTTVERVDPPQHFEPLPEPVARDLGGHGGSHAYLVHEFVDSVNRQRMPRINVWESVRYCAPGIVAHESSMRDGEKLMIPDWGDAPA
- a CDS encoding potassium channel family protein, coding for MERVTFENYASFAAAEFRKDVSFGRSVFHAGTTFQKGLFLGKARFDGTVFGGTAHWTWVRFDEDVSFRRATFAGQLPGRCGAQDERDGVANFALTRFRHPADCAGVKYWPDTLRQWWIYHLRHLLWRQKVSGIRSVAIGWFRKRLAAVYWKLRDLVWRGKPSGNLRVTVTYEPRWLARRLRPYSRYPSGLPGLGTRFVLDTQNIDGQSNPIFRRYVADQQFVCSFCESHRIWGRAWRWTCDYGRSTWRWVILSLTILLGCGWAYSPQSDWLLAPLRLDPVVSLKAATGSDGGCLTPYYFSVVTFTTLGFGDIVPLNTAGQVWVISEVLSGYLMLGLLLSVFSNRLLRRS